One Vigna unguiculata cultivar IT97K-499-35 chromosome 11, ASM411807v1, whole genome shotgun sequence DNA window includes the following coding sequences:
- the LOC114170690 gene encoding uncharacterized protein LOC114170690 isoform X2 — MSLITKVGGDSVGHHPKFHRRRRQILSHATHTFLFFLCAQAQLLLPGSPPQSASTILVFMSSQTNWWHALVDVLAQSSNCYPSLPLKSVVGARVLTFKPYTTVGLYRPEMLIVACHL; from the exons ATGTCGCTGATCACCAAGGTCGGCGGCGACAGTGTTGGCCACCATCCGAAGTTTCACCGACGTCGTCGCCAGATCTTATCCCATGCGACGCACaccttcctcttcttcctttgcGCACAAGCACAATTACTCCTCCCTGGATCGCCACCACAGTCTGCATCAACCATCTTG GTGTTTATGAGTAGCCAGACCAACTGGTGGCATGCTTTGGTTGATGTTCTTGCCCAAAGCTCAAACTGTTATCCATCATTGCCCCTAAAG TCGGTGGTTGGAGCAAGGGTTCTCACATTCAAACCCTACACTACTGTTGGCCTATATAG GCCCGAGATGTTGATAGTGGCATGTCATCTTTAA
- the LOC114170690 gene encoding uncharacterized protein LOC114170690 isoform X1, whose translation MSLITKVGGDSVGHHPKFHRRRRQILSHATHTFLFFLCAQAQLLLPGSPPQSASTILVFMSSQTNWWHALVDVLAQSSNCYPSLPLKSVVGARVLTFKPYTTVGLYRLGHYIIPEEMDEVYAWLTSKLGPKGKTT comes from the exons ATGTCGCTGATCACCAAGGTCGGCGGCGACAGTGTTGGCCACCATCCGAAGTTTCACCGACGTCGTCGCCAGATCTTATCCCATGCGACGCACaccttcctcttcttcctttgcGCACAAGCACAATTACTCCTCCCTGGATCGCCACCACAGTCTGCATCAACCATCTTG GTGTTTATGAGTAGCCAGACCAACTGGTGGCATGCTTTGGTTGATGTTCTTGCCCAAAGCTCAAACTGTTATCCATCATTGCCCCTAAAG TCGGTGGTTGGAGCAAGGGTTCTCACATTCAAACCCTACACTACTGTTGGCCTATATAG GCTTGGACACTACATAATACCAGAAGAGATGGATGAGGTTTATGCTTGGCTAACATCAAAATTGGGCCCTAAGGGGAAAACAACATAG